The following DNA comes from Mesorhizobium sp. B2-1-8.
TCGCGGCATGAAGGCTTTCCTGAAATACCGCGAAATCTGGCTGCTCGCGGCCATCGTCGTGCTGATCGGGCTGATCTCGACGCGCTTTCCCGCCTTTGCCGATGCAGGCAACCTGCGCCAGGTGTTCAACGACACCTCGATCCTGATGATCCTGGCACTCGGCCAGATGGTCGTCATCCTGACACGCTCCATCGACCTGTCGATGGCCTCGAACCTCTGCTTCACCGGCATGGTGGTGGCGATGCTGAACGCCGCGCATCCGGCGATCCCGATCCCGCTGCTGATCGCCGTCGCGCTTGCCGTCGGGCTGGTGCTCGGCGCAATCAATGGCCTGCTGGTGTGGCGGCTGAACATCCCCTCGATCGTGGTGACGCTGGGCACGCTCACCATCTATCGCGGCGCCACTTTCGTCCTGTCCGGCGGCGCATGGGTCAATGCCGACAAGATGAGCCCGGATTTCATCGGCTTCCAGCGCGCGGCTTTCCTCGGCATTCCAGTTTTGTCCTGGATCGCCATCCTGGTCATCGCGCTCTTCTTCGTGCTGATGACACGCACGCCGCTCGGCCGCTCGATCTATGCCATCGGCGTCAATCCGACGGCATCTGTCTATACCGGCATCGATGTCGGCCGCACGAAATTCATCGTCTTCTGCATCTCCGGCATGATCGGTGGCCTCTGCGGTTATCTCTGGATTTCGCGGTACGTCATCGCGTCGGTCGAGGTCGCCAACGGCTATGAGCTCAACATCATCGCCGCCTGCGTCATCGGCGGCATCTCGATCGCCGGCGGCATCGGTTCGGTCGGGGGTGCCGTGCTCGGTGCGCTGTTCCTCGGCATCATCTCCAACGCGTTGCCGGTCATCAACATCTCGCCCTTCTGGCAGATGGCGATTTCGGGCAGTGCCATCATCCTGGCCGTCGTGCTCAACGCGCGCGGCGAACGCCAGCAGGGCCGCATCATCCTCAAGAAAGTGGAAGCGGTGACATGACCGACGTCCCTGCCCCGCGCCACATTCCCGACCGGCTCGACAAGCCGTTCTCTTCGGCGATCTTTTCCTGGGAAGCGCTGCTGGTCGTGGTGGCTATCGCTATCTTCGCCATCAACAGTTTCGCCTCGCCCTATTTCCTCGACCCCTATTCGCTCTCCGATCTTACCTTCAATTTCACCGAGAAGGGTCTGATCGCCTTCGCCATGGCGCTGCTGATCATTTCCGGCGAGATCGACCTGTCGGTGGCCGCCATCATCGCGCTCGCCTCGACCATGATGGGCATGGCTGTGCAAGCCGGTGCCGACACGCCAGTGCTGGTGGCGATCGGAATCGTCGTCGGGCTCGGCTGCGGCGCCTTCAACGGGCTGCTGGTCACGCGGCTCGGCCTGCCGTCGATCGTCGTCACCATCGGCACGATGAGCCTGTTTCGCGGCATCGCCTTCATCATCCTCGGCGACCAGGCCTACAAGGGCTATCCCGAAAGCTTCGCCTTCTTCGGCCAGGGTTACGTCTGGTGGGTGGTGTCGTTCGAACTGGTGCTCTTCCTCATCGCGGCCGTCGTCTACTGGTTTGTGCTGCATCGCACGAGTTTCGGCCGCCGCGCCTTCGCTATCGGCAACAATCCGGTCGCGGCGCAGTTTTCCGGTGTGCGCGTCGGCCGCATAAAATTCATCCTGTTCTGCCTGACCGGGCTGATGTCGGGCATCGCCTCGGTGCTGATCACCTCGCGGCTCGGCTCGACCCGGCCGTCGATCGCGCAGGGCTATGAGCTTGAGGTGATCACCATGGTGGTGCTCGGCGGTGTCAGCATTCTCGGCGGCGCCGGCAGCATCGTTGGTGTCGTGCTTGCCGCCTTCATCATGGGGCTGGTGACCTTCGGCCTCGGCCTGCTCAACGTGCCCGGCATCGTCATGTCGATCTTCATCGGCCTGCTGTTGATCATCGTCATCGCGCTGCCGATCGTCTGGCGGCGGTTGCGCGGGGGACGCCTGGCCTGATGCCCGAGAAATACGCATTCAAGATGATGCTCAAGCCCGGCATGAAGGCCGAGTACAAAAAGCGCCACGACGAAATTTGGCCGTCACTGGTCGCGCTGCTGAAACAGGCCGGCGTCTCCGACTATTCGATCCATCTCGACGAAGAGACCAACATCCTGTTCGGCGTGCTGTGGCGGCCCGATGGTCACGGCATGGACGATCTGCCGAAGCATCCGGTGATGCAGCGCTGGTGGGCTGAAATGGCCGACATCATGAAGACCAGGCCTGATAACGAGCCGGTGGCGGTGCCCCTGGAAATAATGTTCCATATGGAATGAGCGCGATCCGCCACATCGCCGTCATCGATATCGGCAAGACCAACGCCAAGGTGGCGCTGGTCGATCTCGCCACATTGAGCGAGGCGGCGCTGCGCCGCATGGCGAACGCACCGGTGCGACAGGCGCCCTACCCGCATCACGATGTCGAAGCGCTGTGGGCGTTCATCCTCGACGGCCTTGCCGTCCTCAACCGCGAACAGCGCATCGACGCGATTTCGATCACCACCCATGGCGCGACAGGCGTGCTGGTGGATGACTCCGGCGAACTCGTGCTGCCTGTTCTCGACTATGAATTCGACGGGCCCGACGAGCTTGCGGAAGGCTATGACGCGATCCGCCCGCCCTTCACCGAGACCGGCACGCCGCGCCTGCCGCTCGGCCTCAATCTCGGGGCGCAATTCTTCTGGCAGCAGCAAAGCTTCCCGACGGAGTTCGCCAGGGCCGCCGCGATGCTGATGTACCCGCAATACTGGGCGCTGCGCCTGACTGGTGTCGCCGCCAACGAGGTCACCTCGCTCGGCTGCCACACCGATTTGTGGAACCCATGGACGGCGGATTTTTCGGCGCTTGTCGACCGCATGGGCTGGCGCGACCTGATGGCGCCCGTGCGGCCGGCCAGGGATCGTCTTGGCCCGATCCTGCCCGAGCTTGCGCAGCGCACCGGCCTCGACCCACAAACGCCGGTCCTTTGCGGCCTGCATGATTCCAATGCCTCCCTACTGCCGCATCTCCTGTCCGACGCACCGCCCTTCTCCGTGGTCTCGACCGGCACCTGGGTGGTATCGATGGCGGTCGCCGGCACGGCGGTGGCGCTCGATCCGGCAAGGGATACGCTCGTCAATGTCAATGCACTTGGCAACCCCGTGCCCTCGGCGCGGTTCATGGGCGGCCGCGAATTCTCGCTACTAACCGAAGGCTCGGCGCAGAACTGGAACGATAGCGATGTCACTGCGGTGCTGGCGCGCAAGACAATGCTTTTGCCTTCGATCCAGCAAGGCTCGGGGCCATTTCCGTATCAGACCGCCGCATGGCGCAAGGGCGAGGCCATCCCTCCCGGCCAGCGCTTTGCCGCCATCTCCTTCTACCTGGCGCTGATGACCGCCACCTGCCTCGACCTGATCGGCAGCGATGGTCCAACGACCGTCGAGGGACCTTTCGCGCGCAACCAGTTGTTCACGCGGATGCTTGCCGCGAGCACCGGCCGCCCGGTCATCGCATCGGAAGCCGCTACCGGCACCAGCATCGGGGCCGCCCTGTTGGCGTCGGATCAGCGGGCCGTGCATGGCAAGGGCCAGACACAAGAGCCGCCGGCCGATCCGGCCTTGGCGGAGTATGCGCGCGCATGGCGAGCCGCGGTCAAGGCTATTGGCTGATCAGAGGATCCGCTTGCCGAAGGCCGACATGACGAAGTTGACCGCGTCGGTGCCGATCCTGGGCTCCAACTCGGCAGTCAGCCCCGAAACGCTCATCGACAGCAATCCGCCGGAAAGCGCGATCGCCTCCATCGCCTGATGCGTCTCGCGCACGGTGAGGCCGCCGGAACCAGCCGCCCAGCCGGCGAATTCGGTCACATCAGGCGAGTAGCTGACGTGAAAGCCTTGCGTGCCCGAGATGGCGATGCGGATCGCCTCATGCATCAGGTCGCGCATGCCCATGGCGTCGATGTCGGTCATGGTGAAGGCCGAGACGCGCGAATCCTTCAGCACCCGCACTTCGGCCGGGTCGGCATGGCGCAGTCCGATGATGACGACGTTTTCCGGCGACAGCTGCGGCTGCAGCGCGCCGGCCTTGTGGTCGAGGCCAAGCGCGCGCGCCAGCACCGACACTTCCGGCAGGTCGATGCCGTCCTCTTCCTCCGGCATCAGCGCGGCGATGGAATCGATCCAGATCAGGCCGAAGGAATGCGTCGCACGGGCCGTCGCAGTCAGCGCCTTGTGCGCAATGCGTCGATCGGCGCCCGCGGCAAGCCGGAAAAGGCCCGAGGGCGGCCGGTCGATGTCGGCCAGTTCGACGACGTCGAAATTCATTGCCTCCAGCCGGGCACCGGTTGCTTCGCGCGCGAGGATGCGAGCCGCTTCCGCTTCGGCCGAGATCGACACCATCTTGCGGCCGGAGAAATCCGCGACATCGTGCGTCGGTGCTTTTTCCACATATTCCGAGGTCATTGCCAAAAGCATGGCGCCATAGCTCATGCGGAAGGCGACGCGATCGCCAACGGCGAGCGGCGGATCGGCGTCCTGGACATCGAGCAGCAGATGGTCGCTCGACGCCCCCGGGACCCGTATCCCCTTGGCGATCGGCGCCAACCCTTCGACCAGTACGTCCTCGCGGCCGATATTGGCGATGGCGCGCAACCTGTCGCCTTCGTCGGGGAAGACAGGCTGGTTGCCGAAGGCGTCGTAGCCGGAGGTGCCTATCGGCCGTGACGTAGACGGCGGATGTTCTCGAAGCGCGATTCGGCGATCCAGGCGACGCCGCCGCGCAGCATGGCGCGCGCCACCTGCGGCATGCCGCAAGTGCCCTTGGTGACGCCGAACACCTTGATGCCCGAAAGCGCGCAGCGGTCAACGACGGTGCGAGCGTTGCGCTCGATGTGGCCAAGGTCGATGGCGACTTGCGGTCCCGACCTCTTATCCCCTGTAGACCAGGCCCTGCGGGTCGATCTCCGGCTTGCGGCCGGCGACGAGGTCGGCGAGGAATTTTCCCGAGCCGCAGGCCATGGTCCAGCCGACATGGCCGTGGCCGGTGTCGAGGTAGAGGTTGCGGTATTTCGCCTGGCCGATGACCGGCACCGAGTTCGGCATCATTGGCCGCAAACCTGCCCACAGCTCGGCTTTTTTCTCATCGAAGGCGCCGGGGAACAGGTCCTTGCCGGTCCTGAACATGGTGGCGAAGTCGCTGGGCTTGTGGGTACGGTCGAAGCCGGTGAATTCGGCGGTCGAAGCCAACCGCAATCGATTGCCGAGGCGCGAATAGGCCATCAGCTGATCCTCGTCGGCGCCGCCCATGGTCGGGCCCTTGCTCTCATCCTCCAGCGGAATCGTCGCCGTATAGCCCTTCACCGGATAGACTGGCAGGTCGATGCCGTAGCGCCGGCCGAGCAGACCGCTTTCGGGACCCATCGATATGACGACGGCGTCGCCGGTGACCGGTCCGGCCGACGTCATCACCTCGCGGATCCGGTCGCCCTCGATATCGAGGCCCTCGACCGTGGTGCCGTAGCGAAACCTCACGCCAAGCTTTTCGGCGGCATAAGCAGCGAGCTTTTCCACGAACTGCCGGGAATCGCCGGTCTGGTCGATCGGCGAGTAGACGCCACCGGCGATCTTTTCCTTCACGCCGGCAAGACCTGGTTCAAGCTCGATCAGCCGGTCGCGCCCGACGATCTCGATCGGCAGGCCATGCTCGGCCAGATAGCGGTAATTGTCGGTGCCGGTGTCGAGACTGTGCTGCGAGCGGAAGAAGTAGAGGATGCCCTTCTTGCGCTCGTCGTAGTGGATGCCGGCATCGGCTGAAATGGCGTTGATGCAGTCGCGCGAATAGAGCGCGAGGCGCAGCTTGACCTGGCTGTTGGCGCGCAGGCGGGCCACCGTGCACTGGCGCAGGAAGCGCAGGCTCCAGGCGAGGAAATAGGGATCGAAGCGCAGCCGCACCTTGATGCCGAGATCATGGTTGTAGAGCCCGCGCAGGAACGTCTTGAGTGCCGCCGGCGAGGCCCAGGCGGTGGCATCGCCCGGAGACACCAGCCCGGCATTCGACTGGCTGGTGCCCCGCGCCGGCGCCGGATGGCGCTCGATCACGGTGACCTCGTGACCGTCGGCGGCCAGATAGTAGGCTGCCGCCGTACCGACGACGCCGGCTCCAAGCACCGTTATCTTCATGCCATCCCCCAAAGCTCTCGCGGCACGGCGCCTCCACATCGTGTCGCCAATGCTTGCATAGCGCGTCGCCGCGCGCCTTGCGAGCCCTTGGGGCTTGTGAGCTCTGGGGAAAGCGCGCTCAGCTTCGGGCGGAGTTCTTGCTGGTCAGGATGCGCTCCCAGGCCAGCGCGTCGTTGACAATCTGATCGAGATCGTCGCGCTGCGGGGTCCAGCCGAGTTCCGAGCGGGCGAGATCGGAATTGGCAACCACCGCAGCGGCATCGCCGGGACGCCGGTCGCCCATCCTGACCTCGAAATCATGGCCAAAGGCGCGGCGCACGCTGTCGATGACCTCGAGCACCGAATAGCCGTGGCTATAGCCGCAATTGGCGACGAGGCTGGCGCCGCCGGCGCGCAGCCGCTGCAAGGCCAGGCGATGCGCGGCGGCCAGATCGCTGACATGGATATAGTCGCGCATGCAGGTGCCGTCGGGCGTCGGATAGTCGGTGCCGAAGACCTGCATGAACGGGCGCTTGCCGAGCGCGGTCTCGCAGGCGACCTTGATCAGATGGGTGGCGCCCGGCGTCGACTGGCCGGTGCGGCCCTTCGGGTCGGCGCCGGCGACGTTGAAATAGCGCAGCGCCGTGTAGCGCAGGTCATGGGCCATCGCAGCGTCGCGCAGCATCCATTCGCTCATCAGCTTGGACAGGCCATAAGGCGATTCCGGCGCCAGGCGGGCATCCTCGCGCACCGGCTCCAGTCCGGCGCCGCCATAGACGGCGGCTGTCGAGGAGAAGATGAAATTCGGCACGCCTTCGCGCACCGCGGTTTCGATCAGCGTGCGTGTCTTCGAGGTGTTGTTCTCGTAGTAGGCGAGCGGGTCGGCGACCGATTCCGGGACGACGATGGAACCGGCGAAATGGATGATCGCGTCGACCTTGTTCTCTCTGATGACCGAGCCCACCAATTCCTTGTCGGCGACGTCGCCGACAATCAGGCTTGCCTCCGGCGCCACCGCCCATTCGAAGCCGGTCGAAAGCCGGTCGAGAACGACGACGCTTTCGCCCGCATCCAGCAATTCCCAGACCATATGGCTGCCGATATAGCCGGCGCCGCCTGTCACCAAAACCGTCATCCAAATCCTCGCTTACCCAAGATTTATCGGAAACTGTCTCAACAACCGCCTTACTGGAAAGTCTGCCGTCTGCCCATTAAAACCCAAGGTAACCAGCGTTCACTTGATGTGGCATCGTGCTGAAACAAAAGTGAACCAAAGAGTGTGCCACGGATTGGGAATAGGCCACGATCCGCCGTCGTTAGGAACAGGTCCGAGGCGTGGCATTTTGACCAAATCGGCCCGGTGGACGACCAATAGGGCAATGATTATGATCCCGCGCAAAATTGGGAAGCCGACATGAATTACCAGCGTTTCTTCGAGGAGGCGATCGACCAGCTGCATGCAGAGCGTCGCTACCGCGTTTTCGCCGACCTCGAGCGCATCGCGGGCAAGTTTCCGCGCGCCATCTGGCGTTCCAACGGCCGCGCCGAGGAAATCACCGTCTGGTGTTCCAACGACTATCTCGGCATGGGCCAGCATCCCGACGTGATCGCCGCATTCCAGAACGCGGCCGGCAAGATGGGCTCCGGCGCCGGCGGCACCCGCAACATCTCGGGCACGTCCAACCCGCTGGTCGAGCTCGAGCATGAGCTCGCCGACCTGCACGGCAAGGAAGCCGCCCTGGTCTTCACCTCCGGCTTCGTCTCCAACGAAGCCTCGATCTCGACCATCGCACGGCTCTTGCCCAACTGCCTGATCATCTCGGACGAGCTGAACCATGCCTCGATGATCGAAGGTGTCAGGCGCTCGGGCGCCGAGAAAAAGATCTTCCGCCACAATGACGTCGCGCATCTGGAAAGCCTGTTGCAGACGGCCGGGCGCGAACGCGCCAAGCTGATCGTCTTTGAAAGCGTCTATTCGATGGATGGCGACATCGCGCCGATCAAGGAGATCGTCGAACTCGCCGAGCGCTACAACGCCATGACCTATATCGACGAGGTCCATGCGGTGGGCATGTACGGGCCGCGCGGCGGTGGCATCACCGAGCGCGAAGGCCTGGCCGACCGTATCGACATCATCGAAGGCACGCTCGCCAAGGCGTTCGGCACGCTGGGCGGCTACATCACCGGCACCAGCGCTGTCATCGACGCGGTGCGCTCCTATGCGCCCGGTTTCATCTTCACCACCGCGTTGCCGCCGGCGATCGCCGCCGCGGCCACAACGTCGATCCGGCATCTCAAGCGCTCGCTGGCCGAGCGCGACGCCCAGCAGCGGCAGGCGAGCCGAACCAAGCAGATCCTCTCCGCCGCCGGCCTGCCGGTGATGGAGTCACCAACCCATATCGTGCCGGTGCTGGTCGGCGATCCGGAACTTTGCAAGATGGCCAGCGACCGCCTGCTCGGCGTGCACGGCATCTACATCCAGCCGATCAACTACCCGACGGTGCCGCGCGGCACCGAGCGGCTGCGCATCACGCCGACGCCGTTCCATTCCGATGCGTTGATCGCCGAGTTGCAGGACGCGCTGGTCGAAACCTGGGACGCGCTGGGCATTCCCTACGGTTCGGCGGGACGGCCTTCAGTGGCCAAGAGCGACCGCATCATCCCGCTCTTGGTGCCCAAGTCGGGCGGTTAAGCCCGCCACCTGCTCAAACAGTCTTTATCCATCTTGCCAGCCGGCTTGCCGCTTCCTCGAGCTGGTCGAGGCGGCGGTGGAAGCAAAGCCGCAGGAACGCCTCGCCACCGGGGCCAAAGGCGGTGCCGGGCGCCAGGCCGACATTGGCCTTGTCGACAATGTCGAAGGCAGCGCTGCGTGAATCCGTGATGCCGTCGACGGTGAAGAACAGATAAAAGGCGCCTTGCGGCACGGTGAAGCGCGCCTTGCCGGTTTCGCCGAGAATGCCGCAGACCAGGTCACGGGCCTTCCTCGCTCGCTCCACCTGTTCGGCGACGAAGCCATCGCCTTCGTCGAGCGCCGCGACCGCGCCGCGCTGCATGAACTGGGCGACGCCCGAGTTCGAATACTGGATCAGGTTCTCGAACACCTGCTGCAGGCTAGGATGCGTCTTGATCCAGCCGACGCGCCAGCCGGTCATCGCCCAGTTCTTGGAAAAACTGTTGACGAACAGGATACGGTCTTCCGCCTCCGCGATGTCGAGGAAGGATGGCGCGCGGCCATGACCATAGTGGAACAGCGAATAGATCTCGTCGGCGATGATCCACAGACCCTTGGCACGGGCGAGATCGAGGATCGCCCGCAAGGTCTCATGATCGGCGGTCCAGCCGGTCGGATTGGACGGCGTGTTGATGAACAACGCCTTCGTGCGCGGCGTGACCGCCGCAGCGATCTTCTCGACGTCGCATGACCAGCCATTTCCGGAATGGTCGAGCGTGACCGGCACCGGCACGGCACCCGCTATCGCGGCGGCGGCGTCGAAATTCGGCCAGGCGGGCGACAGGTAGATCACTTCGTCGCCGGCTCCCGCAAGCGCATCGAGCGCCAGCTGGATGGCATGCATGCCTGAGCCGGTGACGATGAATTGCTCCTCGGGGAAGGTCTTGGCGAAATGCCTGGAATAGTAGCGGGCAAGCGCCTGCCTGAGATCAGGGAGGCCCCTCTGCCAGGTGTAGAACGTCTCGCCGCCGGCCAGCGCCTTCGACGCGGCATCGGTGATGAAGGACGGCGTCGGCAGGTCGCCCTCGCCGGCCCAGAGCGGAATCAGGCCTTCGCGCAGCCTGCCGTAGTTGACGACGGCGACGATACCGCTTTCAGGTGCGGCCAGGGCCTCGGGGCGCAGGGTCTGGATCAGGGTCATCGGTGGGTCCGTTGTCTCGGGCGTTCGTAAGCGCTGCTTACCAGATACGAAAACAGAAAACCCCGGCCGCGAACGACCGGGGTTTTGGTCCAGAAGAACCCTATCCGTCTATCGCCTGGCCAGCAGATCGCGGATTTCGGTCAAAAGCTGTACATCGGCCGGCGGAGGAGCTGCCGCTGCGGCGGGCTTTTCCTTCTCCAGTCGCCTGCGCATGTTGTTCACGGCTTTGACCATCAGAAAGATGACAAAGGCTATGATCAAAAAGTTCAGCGCCACGGTGATGAAGCTGCCGTAGGCGAAGACCGCACCTTGCTTGCGCGCATCTTCCAGGTTGGTAGCGGTCACGTTGTGCGAGAGGCCAATGAAGTAGTTGTTAAAATCGACCCCTCCGAGAGCGCCGATAAAAGGCATGATGACGTCGTCGACCAGCGAAGTGACGATCTTGCCGAAGGCAGCGCCGATGATGACGCCGACGGCCAAGTCCATCACATTGCCCTTGGAAATGAACTCCTGGAATTCTTTCAGCATTCGACCCTCCTTATGACCGGCCGTGCTGCCGCTCCCACCTTCCCGGCATCGACCCAAATCAAACATAACAAAAACCGGAAGTTGCAACACGGGCAAAAAGAGAAAACAGCCGGTTTCTTCTTACCTCGGGCAGCCGCCGGAAATCATCGCCCGCATGCGCCGAAAGCCGCGATGGACTTGGCGCCCAAGCTGTGATTGCGTCTGACCCGGCCAGGTTAAAATCGGCACAGGGAGGATCTTGCCGGCGTGCAGGGCTTGTTCATCGTCATCATTGCTATCGCCTATGTGACGCTGCTGTTCGCCATCGCCAGCCTGGGCGACCGCCGCTCGGCGATTTCGGGGCCTGGCCGGGCACGGCCTTTCATCTATGCGCTCAGTCTTGCCATTTACTGCACGTCCTGGACCTTCTTCGGCTCGGTCGGCCTTTCCTCGGAACGCGGCCTCGAATTCCTCGGCATCTATACAGGTCCGGTGCTGGTGTTCGTGTTCGGCTTTCCGCTGCTCAACCGCATCGTGCGGCTGGCCAAGACCGAGAAGATCACCTCGGTCGCCGACTTCCTCGGCGCGCGTTA
Coding sequences within:
- a CDS encoding FGGY-family carbohydrate kinase, translated to MSAIRHIAVIDIGKTNAKVALVDLATLSEAALRRMANAPVRQAPYPHHDVEALWAFILDGLAVLNREQRIDAISITTHGATGVLVDDSGELVLPVLDYEFDGPDELAEGYDAIRPPFTETGTPRLPLGLNLGAQFFWQQQSFPTEFARAAAMLMYPQYWALRLTGVAANEVTSLGCHTDLWNPWTADFSALVDRMGWRDLMAPVRPARDRLGPILPELAQRTGLDPQTPVLCGLHDSNASLLPHLLSDAPPFSVVSTGTWVVSMAVAGTAVALDPARDTLVNVNALGNPVPSARFMGGREFSLLTEGSAQNWNDSDVTAVLARKTMLLPSIQQGSGPFPYQTAAWRKGEAIPPGQRFAAISFYLALMTATCLDLIGSDGPTTVEGPFARNQLFTRMLAASTGRPVIASEAATGTSIGAALLASDQRAVHGKGQTQEPPADPALAEYARAWRAAVKAIG
- a CDS encoding arginase family protein; the protein is MRAIANIGREDVLVEGLAPIAKGIRVPGASSDHLLLDVQDADPPLAVGDRVAFRMSYGAMLLAMTSEYVEKAPTHDVADFSGRKMVSISAEAEAARILAREATGARLEAMNFDVVELADIDRPPSGLFRLAAGADRRIAHKALTATARATHSFGLIWIDSIAALMPEEEDGIDLPEVSVLARALGLDHKAGALQPQLSPENVVIIGLRHADPAEVRVLKDSRVSAFTMTDIDAMGMRDLMHEAIRIAISGTQGFHVSYSPDVTEFAGWAAGSGGLTVRETHQAMEAIALSGGLLSMSVSGLTAELEPRIGTDAVNFVMSAFGKRIL
- a CDS encoding ABC transporter permease translates to MTDVPAPRHIPDRLDKPFSSAIFSWEALLVVVAIAIFAINSFASPYFLDPYSLSDLTFNFTEKGLIAFAMALLIISGEIDLSVAAIIALASTMMGMAVQAGADTPVLVAIGIVVGLGCGAFNGLLVTRLGLPSIVVTIGTMSLFRGIAFIILGDQAYKGYPESFAFFGQGYVWWVVSFELVLFLIAAVVYWFVLHRTSFGRRAFAIGNNPVAAQFSGVRVGRIKFILFCLTGLMSGIASVLITSRLGSTRPSIAQGYELEVITMVVLGGVSILGGAGSIVGVVLAAFIMGLVTFGLGLLNVPGIVMSIFIGLLLIIVIALPIVWRRLRGGRLA
- a CDS encoding pyridoxal phosphate-dependent aminotransferase, with the protein product MTLIQTLRPEALAAPESGIVAVVNYGRLREGLIPLWAGEGDLPTPSFITDAASKALAGGETFYTWQRGLPDLRQALARYYSRHFAKTFPEEQFIVTGSGMHAIQLALDALAGAGDEVIYLSPAWPNFDAAAAIAGAVPVPVTLDHSGNGWSCDVEKIAAAVTPRTKALFINTPSNPTGWTADHETLRAILDLARAKGLWIIADEIYSLFHYGHGRAPSFLDIAEAEDRILFVNSFSKNWAMTGWRVGWIKTHPSLQQVFENLIQYSNSGVAQFMQRGAVAALDEGDGFVAEQVERARKARDLVCGILGETGKARFTVPQGAFYLFFTVDGITDSRSAAFDIVDKANVGLAPGTAFGPGGEAFLRLCFHRRLDQLEEAASRLARWIKTV
- the hemA gene encoding 5-aminolevulinate synthase; protein product: MNYQRFFEEAIDQLHAERRYRVFADLERIAGKFPRAIWRSNGRAEEITVWCSNDYLGMGQHPDVIAAFQNAAGKMGSGAGGTRNISGTSNPLVELEHELADLHGKEAALVFTSGFVSNEASISTIARLLPNCLIISDELNHASMIEGVRRSGAEKKIFRHNDVAHLESLLQTAGRERAKLIVFESVYSMDGDIAPIKEIVELAERYNAMTYIDEVHAVGMYGPRGGGITEREGLADRIDIIEGTLAKAFGTLGGYITGTSAVIDAVRSYAPGFIFTTALPPAIAAAATTSIRHLKRSLAERDAQQRQASRTKQILSAAGLPVMESPTHIVPVLVGDPELCKMASDRLLGVHGIYIQPINYPTVPRGTERLRITPTPFHSDALIAELQDALVETWDALGIPYGSAGRPSVAKSDRIIPLLVPKSGG
- a CDS encoding alanine racemase; amino-acid sequence: MSAGPWPAARENSSPTSSPAASRRSTRRAWSTGDKRSGPQVAIDLGHIERNARTVVDRCALSGIKVFGVTKGTCGMPQVARAMLRGGVAWIAESRFENIRRLRHGR
- a CDS encoding D-amino acid dehydrogenase codes for the protein MKITVLGAGVVGTAAAYYLAADGHEVTVIERHPAPARGTSQSNAGLVSPGDATAWASPAALKTFLRGLYNHDLGIKVRLRFDPYFLAWSLRFLRQCTVARLRANSQVKLRLALYSRDCINAISADAGIHYDERKKGILYFFRSQHSLDTGTDNYRYLAEHGLPIEIVGRDRLIELEPGLAGVKEKIAGGVYSPIDQTGDSRQFVEKLAAYAAEKLGVRFRYGTTVEGLDIEGDRIREVMTSAGPVTGDAVVISMGPESGLLGRRYGIDLPVYPVKGYTATIPLEDESKGPTMGGADEDQLMAYSRLGNRLRLASTAEFTGFDRTHKPSDFATMFRTGKDLFPGAFDEKKAELWAGLRPMMPNSVPVIGQAKYRNLYLDTGHGHVGWTMACGSGKFLADLVAGRKPEIDPQGLVYRG
- the galE gene encoding UDP-glucose 4-epimerase GalE, whose translation is MTVLVTGGAGYIGSHMVWELLDAGESVVVLDRLSTGFEWAVAPEASLIVGDVADKELVGSVIRENKVDAIIHFAGSIVVPESVADPLAYYENNTSKTRTLIETAVREGVPNFIFSSTAAVYGGAGLEPVREDARLAPESPYGLSKLMSEWMLRDAAMAHDLRYTALRYFNVAGADPKGRTGQSTPGATHLIKVACETALGKRPFMQVFGTDYPTPDGTCMRDYIHVSDLAAAHRLALQRLRAGGASLVANCGYSHGYSVLEVIDSVRRAFGHDFEVRMGDRRPGDAAAVVANSDLARSELGWTPQRDDLDQIVNDALAWERILTSKNSARS
- a CDS encoding ABC transporter permease, whose translation is MKAFLKYREIWLLAAIVVLIGLISTRFPAFADAGNLRQVFNDTSILMILALGQMVVILTRSIDLSMASNLCFTGMVVAMLNAAHPAIPIPLLIAVALAVGLVLGAINGLLVWRLNIPSIVVTLGTLTIYRGATFVLSGGAWVNADKMSPDFIGFQRAAFLGIPVLSWIAILVIALFFVLMTRTPLGRSIYAIGVNPTASVYTGIDVGRTKFIVFCISGMIGGLCGYLWISRYVIASVEVANGYELNIIAACVIGGISIAGGIGSVGGAVLGALFLGIISNALPVINISPFWQMAISGSAIILAVVLNARGERQQGRIILKKVEAVT
- the mscL gene encoding large conductance mechanosensitive channel protein MscL, coding for MLKEFQEFISKGNVMDLAVGVIIGAAFGKIVTSLVDDVIMPFIGALGGVDFNNYFIGLSHNVTATNLEDARKQGAVFAYGSFITVALNFLIIAFVIFLMVKAVNNMRRRLEKEKPAAAAAPPPADVQLLTEIRDLLARR
- the rhaM gene encoding L-rhamnose mutarotase, with product MPEKYAFKMMLKPGMKAEYKKRHDEIWPSLVALLKQAGVSDYSIHLDEETNILFGVLWRPDGHGMDDLPKHPVMQRWWAEMADIMKTRPDNEPVAVPLEIMFHME